GGATCACCTTCAGAGCCTCCAGACAGTCAAGTCTTTGCTGACTTTAGTCGACAGGGCGGAATTGGGCGCAAACTCATCCAGACGATCTTGATATGTTTGTACTCATCTTCAACCGTTCTGCTTCTGTCCTACAGACGTCCAGCGGGTAACGGCTCACCATGAACAACTTCCCCCACAGACGCGAAAGGAGAGCTCCTGTTTGGAGCATCGGCAGTCCCCCCATGTcaaagaggaggacgaggaggaggaaccTCAGCCCGCCCAcgtcaaagaggaagaggaggagtttGATGTGAGCCAGCTGCCGCTGACCGTCTTCGTTGTGAAGATCGAAGACGACGGAGACGACGACGCGCAGCTTCATCGTCACAGTCCAGGTGGAGAGCAGTGTGGAGGAGCGCCACCTGGAACGCTCTCAGGCCCTCTGTCGCATCACGCCGCTGCCGAAGAGTGTTTCGAGAGTGGCGCGGACTACGCAGGGGACGGCAAACGCTCAAATAAATCTGAAAAAGAGACAACCCCGATCAAGACGAGCAGTCAAGCACGCGGGAGACATCAGGAGGATTTTGCCTGCTCTGTTTGTGGTCAAATGTTTTTGTACGAGAGTATTTTGAATGCACACATGCAGAAGCACACGGGAGAAAGACCTTTCTGTTGCTCAGTTTGCGGACAAAGGTTCATTAAAAAGTCGGAAATGAATCGACACCTGAGGACAACTCACAGAGGAGAAAAGCCCTTCGGGTGCACGGTTTGCGCTAAAACGTTCACCCAACAGATAAACATGGTCGAACACTTGAGAAcacacacgggagaaaaacctttcACGTGCTCCGTTTGCGACAAAAGCTTTTCCATTAAGACGTACTTGAACAAgcacatgagaacgcacacgggagaaaaacctttcGGCTGCTCCGTTTGCGAGAAAAGCTTTACCAATAAGTCTGACCTGAACAGACACACGCGGTCACATGCGGGAGTGAAACCTTTCAGTTGCTCAATTTGTGGCGACACATTTGCTGTAAGGGCCTCTCTGCTCGCGCACACATTGGCGCACACGggacaaaaacatttcacttGCTCCGTTTGCGACAAAAGCTTTTCTATCAAGACCTACTTGAACAAacacatgagaacgcacaccGGAGGGAAACCCTTCAGTTGCTCCGATTGTGACAAGAGCTTTGCAAATAAGTCCGATTTGAACCGACACACGAGGacgcacacgggggagaaacctTTCGCCTGCTCAATTTGTGGTAAAAACTTTTGTTATAAGTACAGTTTGACCGCACATATGCTGACACACAACAGACAATAAAAAGGTTTGCTGTCTATTTGTGCGAAAACATTGACAGGCTAGTCATCCAAATGTGTGTTGACCAGTCTTCTGAGCTTCGTGTGTTCGTTGTTTTGGACTTTTAACAATTGTGatggtgtattttttgttttagaatTGCGTTGTGGGTGGATTCAAATACTGCCTCTGGACGGACAACAGTCACCACAAGTCATTGTTACATCTATGtcatagaacaggggtgcccattaggtagatcctgatctaccggtagatctaagacaggtcccaagtagatccgaggagtgtcgagaagaaaaaaaacaaataaccatttgtgtgtctttgtacatgttagtaatatatttttgtgttaatatacactgcacactaatcagtctcattttcacaaaaaaaatatatttaaaaaataaaataaagcaggtaaatcttaaatttgtgtgtgtgtgtgcgtacgcgcgccggtaagggtagatcccgtgaggttagttgatcaaaaagtagatccaAAAAGTTTTTGGCACCCCTGTCATAGAACCATCCATAAACAGAGTCGGGCCTCTGTCCTGCATCTCTTTCCTTGTCTTCAATACCGTTCCAAGATGGCTACCGTGCGGCAGCATGGTTAACTATCATAAAGCCACCAACGAGGAAGAAACGGGCGGAAATTTGGATGTAAGGATACAAGTGTAAGATACCTATTTTGTCTTCTCACAATCTTTGCAATAAACAAGTTCGTTTTTCTGGCGTCTCTTCTTTTCCTGGGCTCATTTTGAGCCATCTTCAATACCAACGCAAGATGGCGGTCGCGCGCGTTGTGTGCTACCGCCGCAACATGGCGTCCACCATCGAAGAAAAAGGCGGAAGTTGATGCCGAGGCTTACGTTGGCAGATGTTGGCAGTTCGGGGTTGTCGAAGGAGCAAATTGTAGAAAGGGTTTGTAAGTAATCGAAAGTAAAAGATGGACTGTAAGAAAGAATGATGGCGTGTGCTGAGGGGCAACTTTGTCGAGCAAGAGAGGAGAACGGCCGACAACATCAGGGCGCCATTTTTTCTACTCCAATCGTGTACGTTCAAGGTCTGTTCTCCACTTTGAATGCATTAAATAAGGTAGTGTTCAGTTTAGTTGATTAGATGTAAATGGCACATTTGTTGAGACGTGTTCAAAATCCAGgaaggtttttgtgtgtggatgaaaaaaatacattagtgCAAAGGTGATGATTCTAGTTTTGAAGAAATAATCGCCGGAAACGATTCGAATAGGAGTGATCCAACCATGTAGCCTT
This sequence is a window from Hippocampus zosterae strain Florida chromosome 6, ASM2543408v3, whole genome shotgun sequence. Protein-coding genes within it:
- the LOC127602701 gene encoding gastrula zinc finger protein XlCGF52.1-like isoform X1, which codes for MASRDQLCRGTEENEQQRDAILLAHMKGEDVQRVTAHHEQLPPQTRKESSCLEHRQSPHVKEEDEEEEPQPAHVKEEEEEFDVSQLPLTVFVVKIEDDGDDDAQLHRHSPGGEQCGGAPPGTLSGPLSHHAAAEECFESGADYAGDGKRSNKSEKETTPIKTSSQARGRHQEDFACSVCGQMFLYESILNAHMQKHTGERPFCCSVCGQRFIKKSEMNRHLRTTHRGEKPFGCTVCAKTFTQQINMVEHLRTHTGEKPFTCSVCDKSFSIKTYLNKHMRTHTGEKPFGCSVCEKSFTNKSDLNRHTRSHAGVKPFSCSICGDTFAVRASLLAHTLAHTGQKHFTCSVCDKSFSIKTYLNKHMRTHTGGKPFSCSDCDKSFANKSDLNRHTRTHTGEKPFACSICGKNFCYKYSLTAHMLTHNRQ
- the LOC127602701 gene encoding gastrula zinc finger protein XlCGF52.1-like isoform X2, yielding MASRDQLCRGTEENEQQRDAILLAHMKDVQRVTAHHEQLPPQTRKESSCLEHRQSPHVKEEDEEEEPQPAHVKEEEEEFDVSQLPLTVFVVKIEDDGDDDAQLHRHSPGGEQCGGAPPGTLSGPLSHHAAAEECFESGADYAGDGKRSNKSEKETTPIKTSSQARGRHQEDFACSVCGQMFLYESILNAHMQKHTGERPFCCSVCGQRFIKKSEMNRHLRTTHRGEKPFGCTVCAKTFTQQINMVEHLRTHTGEKPFTCSVCDKSFSIKTYLNKHMRTHTGEKPFGCSVCEKSFTNKSDLNRHTRSHAGVKPFSCSICGDTFAVRASLLAHTLAHTGQKHFTCSVCDKSFSIKTYLNKHMRTHTGGKPFSCSDCDKSFANKSDLNRHTRTHTGEKPFACSICGKNFCYKYSLTAHMLTHNRQ